The following DNA comes from Erigeron canadensis isolate Cc75 chromosome 3, C_canadensis_v1, whole genome shotgun sequence.
AACAATTTACATGAGTACAAAATTACACCAATTACTCCAAGAAATACCTCTATGTTTCGTTTTACTTCTAAACCACAAAAAACCGAGTAAtctaatattttgaatgattttcaTGGTGCTCACTTTAATGTTCTCAAATTTCAACTCGTTTCTCGCTTTCCAAATACACCAGCAGCTGATTATGATCAAACTCTTCAGAACgtccttttctattttattcTTCCTCGATGTATCCTGAAACTCCAATAAATCTTTTATGtcgaaaatgaaaaatggtgcAGTATTacaccatttacttatgaaaTGCCAAACTCTAGCAGCcgtctcacacttgcaaaaaagATGTTCTactgtttcttcttcttccccaCAAAGCACACAGACCGGATCCAAAGCAAAACAGTTACGAGCCCGCAACGCAACCATAGTAGGTATACGATCCATTGTCGCTCTCCACATAAACACATTACATTTCTTAGGAACCCAATTAATCCAATCAAAAACATACCTGTCACTGAAATCCTTGTCGCCAAGAAGGAAGTCTTTTACATTCCGAACAGTTAAGGTGTTATCAGCTCCTCCCAGCCAAGCCCACCTGTCCGGTTTGTTTTCTATTGTTAACCCACCGATCAAACTGGTGAGGCTATCCATCTCGCGAACTTCAACCGGGTCGGAAGGCATTCTCACCCAATTCCAAGACCCATTAAGTCTCTCCACTACCCTTGCTTTTTTGTCCCTTTCCAATTTGAACAGAAGGGAGATTCTGAATCGAAGCGGCTCGCTACAAGCCCAATTCTCAAGCCAGAAGTTAATGTCAGTACCGTTTCCCACCTCCCCCTTTAGAAGATTATTAATACCCACGTTGTTGACTTTGACCGTAGTAACTCCTTTTGTGGTTTATCTACTTTAATTTCATTGGTTAAAATCAATTTCACATGGATTACCGATtaccaaaataaaaagtaaaatttcaCTTGGCTAAAACAATTTCAAATGGATCATCAAAATAGAAATGAAAGTACTGTGTTTATTTGCTTTAATTTTATTGGCTAAAAAAACTCACATGGATCGCAAAAGAATACAAACTTAATATAAAAAGGTAATCAATCGAAGAACTATTAAAATTCATTACTTATAATCAGGGAAAGGGTCTAGAGCATCAATATTAAAATCATAGAAATTGGCAATGTGCCACTAATTTATTGAACGGGGAAATTGTCCCATAAAACATTATTACAGTATAATACAACAATTTGATTCGCCAAAGGAAAGGTACTGTGTTACTCTTCAAAATGACCATTCCTCAATCGATTGATCATTGATCCTTTTGTATGTCAAAGAATTGTGTCATTCAATTTCCTATCATGGGCGATTATCAACCCACCCGTCTGTCAACATAATACACAAAAATAAAGCCGTATCATAGTGATGAATGAAACCCGGTCGATATAGCTAGTCATCAAACTGATAATTTTCATACACCTGTAGCAGAAGGTCACGACAAGGTACCAGAGCCCCAATCTTTATGCAACCCAGAAAGGCACCAGCAAGTTTGCGATGTAAGCTATACACCTCATCAGGTGGTGGTGTTAATCTGTGTCTTAACATCGTTCCACCAATGTTTGAAAGACTTTGGGTTATATTATTAGCACGAAAATCATAATCCCCAGGTTTTGCAAATGGCAACCCCACAACAAAGGCAGCCTGAACATGTGCATCCAACATTATTTCTGATTCCTTCCCTGACAAGAAACCAAGCCTCTGGGACATCTCGATCACACGATCCCGATCACTATTTGCACAAGCAACAACCTGTTTGAATTACACATGAACTAATATTACTTTCTAGTCgtaaatataaatttgtgattgaaaaGAACCTTACATGTAAAATCTATGGGTCGAGGAGGTGATTTCAACCCACTTACTTGGAAGATAAAATTGATAACTCTTACAGGTGAAACATGTAAGATAAAATTTGGTCTCTTGATCCAAACTATATGTTCAATGCATAttacctcctaaatcattttatgcAACAAACATATTATGATGGACATTCATATAACTACTGTAATCATACTTGACACTAATTATTACGAGtaccaaataatttttttttttttttaaaaaagatgatCATGAAGGAACTGTTGCAGGTCAAGCAGCTTGTATGAAACCAAACAAAACATCTACatgttttgacctgttacccaccCACTTTGCCACTAATAGGCAGGACCAATAGCGAAAAACCTCACCATCCTCAAGTAATTGTCAACAAAAGTCTTGGGGTAACTTCGAGCTGCACCAAAGTCAATGAGATTTACTGTTCGTGTAGACTCATTGTACAAAAAATTACCCCAATTTGGATCCGTCTGCACAGAATAAAGTGAAAAACAGTATAAGAATCtataaaagaaatttataaaatgaCATTACATTGGAAGGAAATACACAAAAAGTGCATAAAGGACATGCCTGCATGAATCTAAAGACAAATAGCTCCTTTAAGGTAAGCTCAAGCAACTTTTTTCCAACATAATTACGGGTCTCTTGATCAAGAAGTGCAACTTTATCAATAGGAATTCCTGTAAAAGTGGAGATTTTATTTGCTATAATTTCAGGATCCCAAAGTCAAAAGTAATgatatatttagagataatgTTGCCATCCGTCTTTACCATGCACAAGTTCGGTCGTGAGAACTTTTTTACTTGATAGTTCATCTACCACCAATGGAACATAAAACCCGTCAACATCTGATAGCAACTTCCGGAACATTTTCTGATTAGATGACTCTAACACATAGTCACATTCACGTGAtaattcttcttttgccacctgTAAAGGGTTTCAGACTAAAGCATCAACTGTTTTTCAGATCACTCTTAACAACCATATGTTTTAAAACTGTGAATaatatttcttcttcttcttcttcttccggATTATACGGGGTGAGTcaatgggtatccaattgtggtaccggggctagggttcccccattacccttttttttattttaaaaatagggataaacatataaaatagaaacaaaCTTTGATCAAATTACCATTCATAGAAATGATCTACCAAAGTTACAATTACTAAACTCCCATTTAGTACTTAAGACATGACATTCAAAAAGTTTGCGATTTTCTATCATATACTTTTAAATGCATCTGG
Coding sequences within:
- the LOC122592132 gene encoding uncharacterized protein LOC122592132, encoding MPSDPVEVREMDSLTSLIGGLTIENKPDRWAWLGGADNTLTVRNVKDFLLGDKDFSDRYVFDWINWVPKKCNVFMWRATMDRIPTMVALRARNCFALDPVCVLCGEEEETVEHLFCKCETAARVWHFISKWCNTAPFFIFDIKDLLEFQDTSRKNKIEKDVLKSLIIISCWCIWKARNELKFENIKVSTMKIIQNIRLLGFLWFRSKTKHRGISWSNWCNFVLM